One Carassius auratus strain Wakin chromosome 3, ASM336829v1, whole genome shotgun sequence genomic region harbors:
- the myh9b gene encoding myosin-9 isoform X1 — MSDADKFLYVDRNMVNNPLAQADWATKKLVWVPSERLGFETGTVKEEHGDEVVVELADSGKKVRVNKDDIQKMNPPKFSKVEDMAELTCLNEASVLHNLKERYYSGLIYTYSGLFCVVINPYKNLPIYSEEIVDMYKGKKRHEMPPHIYAITDTAYRSMMQDREDQSILCTGESGAGKTENTKKVIQYLAHVASSHKTKKDQSSSVLSHGELEKQLLQANPILEAFGNAKTVKNDNSSRFGKFIRINFDVNGYIVGANIETYLLEKSRAIRQAKEERTFHMFYYMLSGVGDKLRSELCLESYSKYRFLSNGNVTIPGQQDRDMYLETVEAMRIMGFSEEEHIGLLRVISSVLQLGNMSFKKERHSDQASMPDDTAAQKVSHLMGMNVTDFTRAILSPRIKVGRDYVQKAQTQEQAEFAVEALAKATYERMFRWLVMRINKALDKTKRQGASFIGILDIAGFEIFELNSFEQLCINYTNEKLQQLFNHTMFILEQEEYQREGIEWSFIDFGLDLQPCIDLIEKPASPPGILALLDEECWFPKATDKSFVEKVLQEQGTHPKFHKPKKLKDEADFCIIHYAGKVDYKADEWLMKNMDPLNDNVATLLNQSTDKFVSELWKDVDRIVGLDKVAGMSELPGAFKTRKGMFRTVGQLYKEQLSKLMATLRNTNPNFVRCIIPNHEKKAGKLEPQLVLDQLRCNGVLEGIRICRQGFPNRIVFQEFRQRYEILTPNSIPKGFMDGKQACVLMIKALELDPNLYRIGQSKVFFRAGVLAHLEEERDMKITDVIINFQAWCRGYVARKAFAKRQQQLTAMRVIQRNCAAYLKLRNWQWWRLFTKVKPLLQVSRQEEEMQAKDEELNKVREKQMVAEQQLKEMEVKQHQLNMEKMALQEQLQAEMDLCAEADEMRNRLVAKKQELEEILHDLEARVEEEEERANHLQVEKKKMQQNIADLEQQLDEEEAARQKLQLEKVTLEAKLKKTEEDVMVLDDQNNKLSKEKKLMEERIAEFTTNLAEEEEKSKSLQKLKNKHEAMITDLEDRLRREEKQRQELEKNRRKLEGDSTELHDQIAELQAQIAELRAQLAKKEEELQEALARIEEEAAQKNLAQKKIRELEAQLSELQEDLELERAARAKAEKHRRDLGEELEALKTELEDTLDSTAAQQELRTKRETEVAQLKKTLEEEAKVHEQVVAEMRQKHSQAFDELNEQLEQVKRNKVSVEKTRQALESERNELQIELKTLMQGKGESEQRRKKAETQLQELQVKHAESERQRIEFAEKVSKMQAELDNVNALLSEAEGKSIKAVKDCSSVESQLQDVQEVLQEETRQKLALNTRLRQLEDEQSGLREQLEEEEEAKRNLEKQMSSMQAQLAEMKKKVEQEASFLESSEEAKKRVQRDLEAVTQRLDERNAAFDKLDKTKTRLQQELDDMLVDQDHLRQIVSNLEKKQKKFDQMLAEEKLISARYAEERDRAEAEAREKDTRVLALSRELETLTELKDEMDRTNKLLRAEMEDLVSSKDDVGKSVHDLEKSKRAMEQQLEEMKTQLEELEDELQGTEDAKLRLEVNMQAMKAQYERDLQGRDELGEEKKRQLLKQVREMEMELEDERKQRTLAMAARKKMELDLKELEAAIDLANKNREEALKQLKKVQAQMKDLLRELEDTRVSREEILAQSKENEKKVKSMEAEMIQLQEELAAAERAKRQAQQERDELQDEINNQANKGALGSEERRRLEARIAQLEEELEEEQNNTELVNDRLKRALLQTDQINVELTAERSTTQRLEGARSQMERQNKELKLKLTELEGAVKSKYKASIAALEAKIIQLEEQLDVETKERQQASKLVRRAEKKLKEVILQVDDERRNTEQYKDQSEKLNSRMKQLKRQLEEAEEEAQRANANRRKLQRELEDATESADAMNREVNSLKSKLRRGDLPFTMRRIVSRSGIESDEDPEAKSETPEPKPE; from the exons ACTTATTCGGGTCTGTTCTGTGTGGTCATCAACCCTTACAAGAACCTGCCCATCTACTCCGAGGAGATCGTAGACATGTACAAGGGCAAGAAACGACACGAGATGCCACCGCACATCTACGCCATCACAGACACGGCCTACAGGAGCATGATGCagg ACCGTGAGGACCAATCGATTCTCTGCAC GGGCGAATCTGGAGCCGGAAAGACCGAAAACACCAAGAAGGTCATTCAGTATCTGGCCCACGTGGCCTCATCCCACAAGACCAAGAAGGACCAG AGCAGCTCGGTCCTGTCACAT GGTGAGCTGGAGAAGCAGCTGCTGCAGGCCAATCCCATCCTCGAAGCCTTCGGCAACGCCAAAACAGTCAAGAACGACAACTCTTCTCGATTC GGAAAGTTCATCAGAATCAACTTTGATGTTAACGGTTACATCGTCGGAGCCAATATTGAGACCT ACCTGTTGGAAAAGTCCCGTGCAATCCGTCAAGCTAAAGAAGAGAGAACCTTCCACATGTTCTACTACATGCTCAGCGGTGTGGGAGACAAACTGCGCT CTGAACTCTGTCTGGAGAGCTACAGTAAGTACCGGTTCCTGTCCAACGGGAACGTGACAATCCCGGGACAGCAGGACCGAGACATGTACTTGGAGACCGTGGAGGCCATGAGGATCATGGGCTTCTCTGAGGAAGAACATATCG GTCTGTTGAGGGTAATTTCGTCTGTGCTACAGCTGGGTAATATGTCCTTTAAGAAGGAACGTCACTCGGACCAGGCCTCCATGCCTGATGACACAG CTGCCCAGAAGGTGAGCCATCTGATGGGCATGAACGTGACTGATTTCACACGCGCCATCCTCTCGCCCCGGATCAAGGTGGGCCGTGACTATGTGCAGAAGGCCCAGACGCAGGAGCAGGCTGAGTTCGCAGTAGAGGCTCTGGCCAAAGCCACATACGAGAGGATGTTCCGCTGGCTGGTGATGCGCATCAACAAAGCTCTGGATAAGACCAAACGTCAGGGCGCTTCCTTCATTGGCATCCTGGACATCGCCGGCTTTGAGATCTTTGAG CTAAACTCGTTCGAGCAGTTGTGCATTAACTACACTAACGAGAAGCTCCAGCAGCTGTTCAACCACACCATGTTCATCCTGGAGCAGGAGGAGTACCAGCGCGAGGGCATCGAGTGGAGCTTCATCGACTTCGGCCTCGACCTACAGCCCTGCATCGACCTCATTGAGAAACCT GCGAGTCCTCCAGGGATCCTCGCTCTCCTGGACGAGGAGTGCTGGTTTCCCAAAGCCACAGACAAGAGCTTCGTGGAGAAGGTCCTGCAGGAGCAGGGGACACACCCCAAATTCCACAAACCCAAGAAACTGAAGGACGAGGCAGATTTCTGCATCATCCACTACGCTGGAAAG GTGGATTATAAGGCAGACGAGTGGCTGATGAAGAACATGGACCCACTGAACGATAACGTGGCTACTTTACTCAATCAATCCACTGACAAGTTCGTTTCAGAGCTGTGGAAGGATG tGGACCGTATCGTGGGTCTGGATAAGGTGGCCGGCATGTCTGAGCTGCCGGGTGCATTTAAGACCCGTAAGGGAATGTTCCGGACAGTCGGGCAGCTCTATAAGGAGCAGCTGTCAAAACTCATGGCCACGCTCAGAAACACCAACCCCAACTTTGTTCGCTGCATCATTCCCAACCATGAGAAAAAG GCTGGTAAGTTGGAGCCTCAACTGGTTCTGGATCAGCTCCGGTGTAACGGTGTGCTGGAGGGAATCCGTATCTGCAGACAGGGATTCCCCAACCGCATCGTCTTCCAGGAGTTCAGACAGAG GTATGAAATCCTCACGCCCAACTCCATTCCCAAAGGCTTTATGGATGGCAAACAGGCTTGCGTGCTGATG ATCAAAGCGCTGGAGCTGGATCCAAACCTGTACCGGATCGGACAGAGCAAAGTGTTTTTCCGTGCTGGAGTTCTGGCTCACCTGGAGGAGGAGCGTGATATGAAGATCACCGACGTCATCATTAACTTCCAGGCCTGGTGTCGTGGATACGTCGCCCGCAA GGCGTTCGCTAAGAGGCAGCAGCAGCTGACGGCCATGAGGGTGATCCAGAGGAACTGCGCTGCGTATCTGAAGCTCAGGAACTGGCAGTGGTGGAGACTCTTCACTAAG gtgaagCCGCTGCTGCAGGTGAGCCGACAGGAAGAGGAGATGCAGGCCAAAGACGAGGAGCTcaacaaggttcgggagaagcAGATGGTGGCCGAACAGCAGCTGAAGGAGATGGAGGTCAAACAGCATCAG CTGAACATGGAGAAAATGGCTCTTCAGGAGCAGCTGCAGGCGGAGATGGATCTGTGCGCCGAGGCCGATGAGATGAGGAACCGCCTGGTGGCCAAGAAACAGGAGCTGGAGGAGATCCTGCACGACCTGGAGGCCcgtgtggaggaggaggaggagcgaGCCAATCACCTGCAGgtggagaagaagaagatgcaGCAGAACATCGCCGACCTGGAGCAGCAGCTGGACGAGGAGGAGGCGGCGCGCCAGAAGCTGCAGCTGGAGAAGGTCACGCTGGAGGCCAAACTCAAGAAGACCGAAGAGGACGTGATGGTGCTGGACGACCAGAACAACAAACTCTCCAAG GAGAAGAAGCTCATGGAAGAACGGATCGCTGAGTTCACCACGAACCTGGCCGAGGAGGAGGAGAAGTCCAAGAGTCTGCAGAAGCTCAAGAACAAACACGAGGCCATGATCACCGACCTGGAGG ACCGTCTGCGTCGCGAGGAGAAGCAGCGTCAGGAGCTGGAGAAGAACCGCAGGAAGCTGGAGGGCGACTCTACAGAGCTGCACGACCAGATCGCAGAGCTGCAGGCTCAGATCGCCGAACTACGCGCACAGCTCGCTAAAAAAGAGGAGGAGCTACAGGAGGCGCTCGCCAG GATCGAGGAGGAGGCGGCTCAGAAGAATCTGGCGCAGAAGAAGATCCGGGAGCTGGAGGCTCAGCTGAGCGAGCTTCAGGAGGATCTGGAGCTGGAGCGAGCGGCTCGAGCCAAGGCCGAGAAACACCGGAGAGACCTGGGAGAAGAGCTGGAGGCGCTGAAGACGGAGCTGGAGGACACACTCGACTCCACCGCCGCGCAGCAGGAGCTCAG GACGAAGCGTGAGACTGAAGTGGCTCAGCTGAAGAAGACTCTGGAGGAAGAGGCTAAGGTTCATGAGCAGGTGGTGGCTGAGATGAGACAGAAGCACAGTCAGGCCTTCGACGAGCTCAACGAGCAGCTGGAGCAGGTCAAACGG AACAAGGTGTCGGTGGAGAAGACCAGACAGGCTCTGGAGTCGGAGAGGAACGAGCTGCAGATCGAGCTGAAGACGCTGATGCAGGGCAAAGGAGAGTCGGAGCAGCGCAGGAAGAAAGCGGAGACGCAGCTGCAGGAGCTACAGGTCAAACACGCCGAGAGCGAGCGCCAGCGCATAGAGTTCGCTGAGAAAGTCTCCAAGATGCAG GCGGAGCTGGATAACGTCAACGCTCTGCTGAGCGAAGCCGAAGGAAAGTCCATCAAAGCGGTGAAGGACTGTTCATCCGTCGAGTCGCAGCTGCAGGACGTCCAG GAAGTGCTTCAGGAGGAGACGCGGCAGAAGCTAGCGCTGAACACACGTCTGCGTCAGCTGGAGGACGAGCAGAGCGGTCTGAGAGAGCagctggaggaagaggaggaggccaAGAGGAACCTGGAGAAACAGATGAGCAGCATGCAGGCGCAG CTGGCCGAGATGAAGAAGAAGGTGGAGCAGGAGGCCAGCTTCCTGGAGAGCTCCGAGGAGGCCAAGAAGCGCGTCCAGCGCGACCTGGAGGCCGTGACGCAGCGTCTGGACGAGAGAAACGCCGCCTTCGACAAGCTGGACAAGACCAAGACGCGCCTGCAGCAGGAGCTGGACGACATGCTGGTGGACCAGGACCACCTCCGACAGATCGTGTCCAACCTGGAGAAGAAGCAGAAGAAGTTTGACCAG ATGCTGGCTGAGGAGAAGCTGATCTCTGCCCGTTACGCTGAGGAGCGTGACCGCGCCGAGGCCGAGGCCCGTGAGAAGGACACGCGTGTGTTAGCGCTGTCCCGCGAGCTGGAGACCCTCACGGAGCTGAAGGACGAGATGGACCGCACCAACAAACTGCTGCGCGCCGAGATGGAGGACCTGGTGTCCTCGAAAGACGACGTGGGCAAGAGC gtgcACGATCTGGAGAAGTCGAAGCGTGCGATGGAGCAGCAGCTGGAGGAGATGAAGACACagctggaggagctggaggacGAGCTGCAGGGCACTGAAGACGCCAAGCTACGTCTGGAGGTCAACATGCAGGCCATGAAGGCACAGTACGAGAGAGACCTGCAGGGACGAGACGAGCTGGGAGAGGAGAAGAAGAGACAGCTGCTCAAACAG gtgcgTGAGATGGAGATGGAGCTGGAGGACGAGCGTAAGCAGCGCACGCTGGCGATGGCGGCGAGGAAGAAGATGGAGCTGGACCTGAAGGAGCTGGAGGCTGCCATCGACCTGGCCAACAAGAACCGAGAAGAGGCGCTCAAACAGCTCAAGAAAGTGCAG GCTCAGATGAAGGACCTGCTGCGGGAGCTGGAGGACACGCGTGTGTCCCGTGAGGAGATCCTGGCGCAGAGCAAAGAGAACGAGAAGAAGGTGAAGAGCATGGAGGCCGAGATGATCCAGCTGCAGGAG gagctgGCGGCGGCGGAGAGAGCCAAGAGACAAGCGCAGCAGGAGAGAGACGAGCTGCAGGACGAGATCAACAACCAGGCCAACAAAGG GGCTCTGGGCTCGGAGGAGAGGAGGCGTCTGGAGGCGCGCATCGCTCAGCTGGAGGAGGAGCTTGAGGAGGAGCAGAACAACACCGAGCTGGTGAACGACCGGCTGAAGAGAGCCCTGCTGCAG ACGGACCAGATCAACGTGGAGCTGACGGCGGAGCGCAGCACCACCCAGCGTCTGGAGGGAGCGCGCTCACAGATGGAGCGCCAGAACAAAGAGCTGAAGCTCAAACTCACCGAGCTGGAGGGAGCCGTCAAGAGCAAATACAAGGCCTCCATCGCCGCCCTGGAGGCCAAGATCATCCAGCTGGAGGAGCAGCTCGACGTGGAGACCAA AGAGCGGCAGCAGGCCTCTAAACTGGTGCGTCGTGCGGAGAAGAAGCTGAAGGAGGTGATTCTGCAGGTGGACGACGAGAGACGCAACACAGAGCAGTATAAAGACCAG TCTGAGAAACTGAACAGCCGCATGAAGCAGCTGAAGCGGCAGCTGGAGGAGGCCGAGGAGGAGGCGCAGAGAGCCAACGCCAACCGCAGGAAACTACAGCGAGAGCTGGAGGACGCCACCGAGTCTGCGGACGCCATGAACCGAGAGGTCAACAGCCTGAAGAGCAAACTCCG ACGCGGCGATCTTCCCTTCACCATGCGCCGTATCGTCAGCCGCTCGGGAATCGAGAGCGATGAAGACCCGGAGGCCAAGAGCGAAACCCCCGAACCCAAACCTGAGTGA
- the myh9b gene encoding myosin-9 isoform X2 produces MSDADKFLYVDRNMVNNPLAQADWATKKLVWVPSERLGFETGTVKEEHGDEVVVELADSGKKVRVNKDDIQKMNPPKFSKVEDMAELTCLNEASVLHNLKERYYSGLIYTYSGLFCVVINPYKNLPIYSEEIVDMYKGKKRHEMPPHIYAITDTAYRSMMQDREDQSILCTGESGAGKTENTKKVIQYLAHVASSHKTKKDQGELEKQLLQANPILEAFGNAKTVKNDNSSRFGKFIRINFDVNGYIVGANIETYLLEKSRAIRQAKEERTFHMFYYMLSGVGDKLRSELCLESYSKYRFLSNGNVTIPGQQDRDMYLETVEAMRIMGFSEEEHIGLLRVISSVLQLGNMSFKKERHSDQASMPDDTAAQKVSHLMGMNVTDFTRAILSPRIKVGRDYVQKAQTQEQAEFAVEALAKATYERMFRWLVMRINKALDKTKRQGASFIGILDIAGFEIFELNSFEQLCINYTNEKLQQLFNHTMFILEQEEYQREGIEWSFIDFGLDLQPCIDLIEKPASPPGILALLDEECWFPKATDKSFVEKVLQEQGTHPKFHKPKKLKDEADFCIIHYAGKVDYKADEWLMKNMDPLNDNVATLLNQSTDKFVSELWKDVDRIVGLDKVAGMSELPGAFKTRKGMFRTVGQLYKEQLSKLMATLRNTNPNFVRCIIPNHEKKAGKLEPQLVLDQLRCNGVLEGIRICRQGFPNRIVFQEFRQRYEILTPNSIPKGFMDGKQACVLMIKALELDPNLYRIGQSKVFFRAGVLAHLEEERDMKITDVIINFQAWCRGYVARKAFAKRQQQLTAMRVIQRNCAAYLKLRNWQWWRLFTKVKPLLQVSRQEEEMQAKDEELNKVREKQMVAEQQLKEMEVKQHQLNMEKMALQEQLQAEMDLCAEADEMRNRLVAKKQELEEILHDLEARVEEEEERANHLQVEKKKMQQNIADLEQQLDEEEAARQKLQLEKVTLEAKLKKTEEDVMVLDDQNNKLSKEKKLMEERIAEFTTNLAEEEEKSKSLQKLKNKHEAMITDLEDRLRREEKQRQELEKNRRKLEGDSTELHDQIAELQAQIAELRAQLAKKEEELQEALARIEEEAAQKNLAQKKIRELEAQLSELQEDLELERAARAKAEKHRRDLGEELEALKTELEDTLDSTAAQQELRTKRETEVAQLKKTLEEEAKVHEQVVAEMRQKHSQAFDELNEQLEQVKRNKVSVEKTRQALESERNELQIELKTLMQGKGESEQRRKKAETQLQELQVKHAESERQRIEFAEKVSKMQAELDNVNALLSEAEGKSIKAVKDCSSVESQLQDVQEVLQEETRQKLALNTRLRQLEDEQSGLREQLEEEEEAKRNLEKQMSSMQAQLAEMKKKVEQEASFLESSEEAKKRVQRDLEAVTQRLDERNAAFDKLDKTKTRLQQELDDMLVDQDHLRQIVSNLEKKQKKFDQMLAEEKLISARYAEERDRAEAEAREKDTRVLALSRELETLTELKDEMDRTNKLLRAEMEDLVSSKDDVGKSVHDLEKSKRAMEQQLEEMKTQLEELEDELQGTEDAKLRLEVNMQAMKAQYERDLQGRDELGEEKKRQLLKQVREMEMELEDERKQRTLAMAARKKMELDLKELEAAIDLANKNREEALKQLKKVQAQMKDLLRELEDTRVSREEILAQSKENEKKVKSMEAEMIQLQEELAAAERAKRQAQQERDELQDEINNQANKGALGSEERRRLEARIAQLEEELEEEQNNTELVNDRLKRALLQTDQINVELTAERSTTQRLEGARSQMERQNKELKLKLTELEGAVKSKYKASIAALEAKIIQLEEQLDVETKERQQASKLVRRAEKKLKEVILQVDDERRNTEQYKDQSEKLNSRMKQLKRQLEEAEEEAQRANANRRKLQRELEDATESADAMNREVNSLKSKLRRGDLPFTMRRIVSRSGIESDEDPEAKSETPEPKPE; encoded by the exons ACTTATTCGGGTCTGTTCTGTGTGGTCATCAACCCTTACAAGAACCTGCCCATCTACTCCGAGGAGATCGTAGACATGTACAAGGGCAAGAAACGACACGAGATGCCACCGCACATCTACGCCATCACAGACACGGCCTACAGGAGCATGATGCagg ACCGTGAGGACCAATCGATTCTCTGCAC GGGCGAATCTGGAGCCGGAAAGACCGAAAACACCAAGAAGGTCATTCAGTATCTGGCCCACGTGGCCTCATCCCACAAGACCAAGAAGGACCAG GGTGAGCTGGAGAAGCAGCTGCTGCAGGCCAATCCCATCCTCGAAGCCTTCGGCAACGCCAAAACAGTCAAGAACGACAACTCTTCTCGATTC GGAAAGTTCATCAGAATCAACTTTGATGTTAACGGTTACATCGTCGGAGCCAATATTGAGACCT ACCTGTTGGAAAAGTCCCGTGCAATCCGTCAAGCTAAAGAAGAGAGAACCTTCCACATGTTCTACTACATGCTCAGCGGTGTGGGAGACAAACTGCGCT CTGAACTCTGTCTGGAGAGCTACAGTAAGTACCGGTTCCTGTCCAACGGGAACGTGACAATCCCGGGACAGCAGGACCGAGACATGTACTTGGAGACCGTGGAGGCCATGAGGATCATGGGCTTCTCTGAGGAAGAACATATCG GTCTGTTGAGGGTAATTTCGTCTGTGCTACAGCTGGGTAATATGTCCTTTAAGAAGGAACGTCACTCGGACCAGGCCTCCATGCCTGATGACACAG CTGCCCAGAAGGTGAGCCATCTGATGGGCATGAACGTGACTGATTTCACACGCGCCATCCTCTCGCCCCGGATCAAGGTGGGCCGTGACTATGTGCAGAAGGCCCAGACGCAGGAGCAGGCTGAGTTCGCAGTAGAGGCTCTGGCCAAAGCCACATACGAGAGGATGTTCCGCTGGCTGGTGATGCGCATCAACAAAGCTCTGGATAAGACCAAACGTCAGGGCGCTTCCTTCATTGGCATCCTGGACATCGCCGGCTTTGAGATCTTTGAG CTAAACTCGTTCGAGCAGTTGTGCATTAACTACACTAACGAGAAGCTCCAGCAGCTGTTCAACCACACCATGTTCATCCTGGAGCAGGAGGAGTACCAGCGCGAGGGCATCGAGTGGAGCTTCATCGACTTCGGCCTCGACCTACAGCCCTGCATCGACCTCATTGAGAAACCT GCGAGTCCTCCAGGGATCCTCGCTCTCCTGGACGAGGAGTGCTGGTTTCCCAAAGCCACAGACAAGAGCTTCGTGGAGAAGGTCCTGCAGGAGCAGGGGACACACCCCAAATTCCACAAACCCAAGAAACTGAAGGACGAGGCAGATTTCTGCATCATCCACTACGCTGGAAAG GTGGATTATAAGGCAGACGAGTGGCTGATGAAGAACATGGACCCACTGAACGATAACGTGGCTACTTTACTCAATCAATCCACTGACAAGTTCGTTTCAGAGCTGTGGAAGGATG tGGACCGTATCGTGGGTCTGGATAAGGTGGCCGGCATGTCTGAGCTGCCGGGTGCATTTAAGACCCGTAAGGGAATGTTCCGGACAGTCGGGCAGCTCTATAAGGAGCAGCTGTCAAAACTCATGGCCACGCTCAGAAACACCAACCCCAACTTTGTTCGCTGCATCATTCCCAACCATGAGAAAAAG GCTGGTAAGTTGGAGCCTCAACTGGTTCTGGATCAGCTCCGGTGTAACGGTGTGCTGGAGGGAATCCGTATCTGCAGACAGGGATTCCCCAACCGCATCGTCTTCCAGGAGTTCAGACAGAG GTATGAAATCCTCACGCCCAACTCCATTCCCAAAGGCTTTATGGATGGCAAACAGGCTTGCGTGCTGATG ATCAAAGCGCTGGAGCTGGATCCAAACCTGTACCGGATCGGACAGAGCAAAGTGTTTTTCCGTGCTGGAGTTCTGGCTCACCTGGAGGAGGAGCGTGATATGAAGATCACCGACGTCATCATTAACTTCCAGGCCTGGTGTCGTGGATACGTCGCCCGCAA GGCGTTCGCTAAGAGGCAGCAGCAGCTGACGGCCATGAGGGTGATCCAGAGGAACTGCGCTGCGTATCTGAAGCTCAGGAACTGGCAGTGGTGGAGACTCTTCACTAAG gtgaagCCGCTGCTGCAGGTGAGCCGACAGGAAGAGGAGATGCAGGCCAAAGACGAGGAGCTcaacaaggttcgggagaagcAGATGGTGGCCGAACAGCAGCTGAAGGAGATGGAGGTCAAACAGCATCAG CTGAACATGGAGAAAATGGCTCTTCAGGAGCAGCTGCAGGCGGAGATGGATCTGTGCGCCGAGGCCGATGAGATGAGGAACCGCCTGGTGGCCAAGAAACAGGAGCTGGAGGAGATCCTGCACGACCTGGAGGCCcgtgtggaggaggaggaggagcgaGCCAATCACCTGCAGgtggagaagaagaagatgcaGCAGAACATCGCCGACCTGGAGCAGCAGCTGGACGAGGAGGAGGCGGCGCGCCAGAAGCTGCAGCTGGAGAAGGTCACGCTGGAGGCCAAACTCAAGAAGACCGAAGAGGACGTGATGGTGCTGGACGACCAGAACAACAAACTCTCCAAG GAGAAGAAGCTCATGGAAGAACGGATCGCTGAGTTCACCACGAACCTGGCCGAGGAGGAGGAGAAGTCCAAGAGTCTGCAGAAGCTCAAGAACAAACACGAGGCCATGATCACCGACCTGGAGG ACCGTCTGCGTCGCGAGGAGAAGCAGCGTCAGGAGCTGGAGAAGAACCGCAGGAAGCTGGAGGGCGACTCTACAGAGCTGCACGACCAGATCGCAGAGCTGCAGGCTCAGATCGCCGAACTACGCGCACAGCTCGCTAAAAAAGAGGAGGAGCTACAGGAGGCGCTCGCCAG GATCGAGGAGGAGGCGGCTCAGAAGAATCTGGCGCAGAAGAAGATCCGGGAGCTGGAGGCTCAGCTGAGCGAGCTTCAGGAGGATCTGGAGCTGGAGCGAGCGGCTCGAGCCAAGGCCGAGAAACACCGGAGAGACCTGGGAGAAGAGCTGGAGGCGCTGAAGACGGAGCTGGAGGACACACTCGACTCCACCGCCGCGCAGCAGGAGCTCAG GACGAAGCGTGAGACTGAAGTGGCTCAGCTGAAGAAGACTCTGGAGGAAGAGGCTAAGGTTCATGAGCAGGTGGTGGCTGAGATGAGACAGAAGCACAGTCAGGCCTTCGACGAGCTCAACGAGCAGCTGGAGCAGGTCAAACGG AACAAGGTGTCGGTGGAGAAGACCAGACAGGCTCTGGAGTCGGAGAGGAACGAGCTGCAGATCGAGCTGAAGACGCTGATGCAGGGCAAAGGAGAGTCGGAGCAGCGCAGGAAGAAAGCGGAGACGCAGCTGCAGGAGCTACAGGTCAAACACGCCGAGAGCGAGCGCCAGCGCATAGAGTTCGCTGAGAAAGTCTCCAAGATGCAG GCGGAGCTGGATAACGTCAACGCTCTGCTGAGCGAAGCCGAAGGAAAGTCCATCAAAGCGGTGAAGGACTGTTCATCCGTCGAGTCGCAGCTGCAGGACGTCCAG GAAGTGCTTCAGGAGGAGACGCGGCAGAAGCTAGCGCTGAACACACGTCTGCGTCAGCTGGAGGACGAGCAGAGCGGTCTGAGAGAGCagctggaggaagaggaggaggccaAGAGGAACCTGGAGAAACAGATGAGCAGCATGCAGGCGCAG CTGGCCGAGATGAAGAAGAAGGTGGAGCAGGAGGCCAGCTTCCTGGAGAGCTCCGAGGAGGCCAAGAAGCGCGTCCAGCGCGACCTGGAGGCCGTGACGCAGCGTCTGGACGAGAGAAACGCCGCCTTCGACAAGCTGGACAAGACCAAGACGCGCCTGCAGCAGGAGCTGGACGACATGCTGGTGGACCAGGACCACCTCCGACAGATCGTGTCCAACCTGGAGAAGAAGCAGAAGAAGTTTGACCAG ATGCTGGCTGAGGAGAAGCTGATCTCTGCCCGTTACGCTGAGGAGCGTGACCGCGCCGAGGCCGAGGCCCGTGAGAAGGACACGCGTGTGTTAGCGCTGTCCCGCGAGCTGGAGACCCTCACGGAGCTGAAGGACGAGATGGACCGCACCAACAAACTGCTGCGCGCCGAGATGGAGGACCTGGTGTCCTCGAAAGACGACGTGGGCAAGAGC gtgcACGATCTGGAGAAGTCGAAGCGTGCGATGGAGCAGCAGCTGGAGGAGATGAAGACACagctggaggagctggaggacGAGCTGCAGGGCACTGAAGACGCCAAGCTACGTCTGGAGGTCAACATGCAGGCCATGAAGGCACAGTACGAGAGAGACCTGCAGGGACGAGACGAGCTGGGAGAGGAGAAGAAGAGACAGCTGCTCAAACAG gtgcgTGAGATGGAGATGGAGCTGGAGGACGAGCGTAAGCAGCGCACGCTGGCGATGGCGGCGAGGAAGAAGATGGAGCTGGACCTGAAGGAGCTGGAGGCTGCCATCGACCTGGCCAACAAGAACCGAGAAGAGGCGCTCAAACAGCTCAAGAAAGTGCAG GCTCAGATGAAGGACCTGCTGCGGGAGCTGGAGGACACGCGTGTGTCCCGTGAGGAGATCCTGGCGCAGAGCAAAGAGAACGAGAAGAAGGTGAAGAGCATGGAGGCCGAGATGATCCAGCTGCAGGAG gagctgGCGGCGGCGGAGAGAGCCAAGAGACAAGCGCAGCAGGAGAGAGACGAGCTGCAGGACGAGATCAACAACCAGGCCAACAAAGG GGCTCTGGGCTCGGAGGAGAGGAGGCGTCTGGAGGCGCGCATCGCTCAGCTGGAGGAGGAGCTTGAGGAGGAGCAGAACAACACCGAGCTGGTGAACGACCGGCTGAAGAGAGCCCTGCTGCAG ACGGACCAGATCAACGTGGAGCTGACGGCGGAGCGCAGCACCACCCAGCGTCTGGAGGGAGCGCGCTCACAGATGGAGCGCCAGAACAAAGAGCTGAAGCTCAAACTCACCGAGCTGGAGGGAGCCGTCAAGAGCAAATACAAGGCCTCCATCGCCGCCCTGGAGGCCAAGATCATCCAGCTGGAGGAGCAGCTCGACGTGGAGACCAA AGAGCGGCAGCAGGCCTCTAAACTGGTGCGTCGTGCGGAGAAGAAGCTGAAGGAGGTGATTCTGCAGGTGGACGACGAGAGACGCAACACAGAGCAGTATAAAGACCAG TCTGAGAAACTGAACAGCCGCATGAAGCAGCTGAAGCGGCAGCTGGAGGAGGCCGAGGAGGAGGCGCAGAGAGCCAACGCCAACCGCAGGAAACTACAGCGAGAGCTGGAGGACGCCACCGAGTCTGCGGACGCCATGAACCGAGAGGTCAACAGCCTGAAGAGCAAACTCCG ACGCGGCGATCTTCCCTTCACCATGCGCCGTATCGTCAGCCGCTCGGGAATCGAGAGCGATGAAGACCCGGAGGCCAAGAGCGAAACCCCCGAACCCAAACCTGAGTGA